A genome region from Streptomyces pratensis includes the following:
- a CDS encoding DegV family protein, whose product MSRHVAIVTDSTAYLPPQTMERHGITSVPLTVVLGDQALEEGSEISARSLALALQKRRSVTTSRPGPEVFAAAYQAVAEAGATAIVSLHLSAELSGTYDAAVLAAKDAPVPVRVVDTGMVAMALGFCALAAAEAAEAGGGLDEAVAAAEKRAAGTSAFFYVDTLDYLRRGGRIGAAQALLGSALAVKPLLQLHDGRIEMLEKVRTASKAIARLEEIVAAEAGAGAVDIAVHHLAAPDGAERLAERLRGRVPGLVDLHVSEVGAVIGAHTGPGLLGAVVAPR is encoded by the coding sequence ATGTCCCGCCATGTCGCGATCGTCACCGATTCAACGGCCTACCTGCCGCCCCAGACGATGGAACGGCACGGCATCACCTCGGTGCCGCTGACCGTCGTCCTGGGTGATCAGGCCCTGGAGGAAGGTTCGGAGATCTCGGCCCGGTCGCTGGCGCTGGCTCTGCAGAAGCGCCGCTCCGTGACCACGTCGCGGCCCGGCCCGGAAGTTTTCGCCGCCGCGTACCAGGCCGTGGCGGAGGCGGGAGCCACGGCCATCGTCTCCCTCCACCTGTCGGCCGAGCTCTCCGGCACGTATGACGCCGCCGTGCTCGCCGCGAAGGACGCGCCCGTGCCGGTTCGTGTGGTCGACACCGGCATGGTCGCCATGGCTCTGGGATTCTGCGCCCTCGCTGCGGCCGAGGCCGCCGAGGCGGGTGGCGGCCTGGACGAGGCGGTCGCAGCGGCGGAGAAGCGTGCAGCGGGTACATCGGCGTTCTTCTACGTGGACACGCTGGACTACCTGCGCCGAGGCGGGCGCATCGGTGCGGCCCAGGCGTTGCTGGGGTCGGCTCTGGCGGTCAAACCGCTGCTCCAACTCCACGACGGGCGCATCGAGATGCTGGAGAAGGTGCGGACGGCCTCCAAGGCGATCGCGCGCCTCGAGGAGATCGTCGCCGCAGAGGCCGGCGCGGGTGCTGTGGACATCGCCGTCCATCACCTGGCCGCTCCCGACGGGGCCGAGCGGCTCGCCGAGCGGCTGCGAGGACGGGTCCCGGGACTTGTCGATCTGCATGTGAGCGAGGTGGGTGCGGTGATCGGCGCGCACACCGGGCCGGGGCTGCTGGGAGCGGTGGTTGCACCGCGCTGA
- a CDS encoding helix-hairpin-helix domain-containing protein, translated as MTGGLTPGPAAGAQADVTPHGQIVVDVSGKVRRPGIRHLPAGSRVEDALRAAGGVREGADTTGLNRARVLTDGEQVAVGLPAAPPAVGGAGAGGATAGLAGPVAPVSLGTATVEQLETLPGVGPVLAQHIVDYRTEHGGYRSVDELREVKGIGDRRFADLRPLVRP; from the coding sequence GTGACCGGCGGCCTCACACCCGGTCCGGCCGCGGGAGCGCAGGCCGACGTCACACCCCACGGCCAGATCGTCGTCGATGTGAGCGGCAAGGTGCGCCGACCGGGGATCCGCCATCTGCCGGCAGGCTCCCGTGTCGAGGACGCCCTCAGGGCCGCGGGCGGAGTCCGTGAGGGCGCCGACACCACCGGGCTCAACCGTGCGCGTGTTCTGACGGACGGTGAGCAGGTGGCGGTGGGCCTGCCCGCCGCACCACCAGCCGTGGGCGGAGCGGGAGCAGGCGGTGCCACCGCGGGACTGGCGGGACCGGTGGCGCCGGTGAGCCTCGGCACTGCCACCGTCGAGCAGCTCGAAACCCTGCCCGGTGTCGGGCCGGTGCTCGCCCAGCACATCGTGGACTACCGCACCGAGCACGGGGGTTACCGCTCCGTCGACGAGCTCCGCGAGGTCAAGGGCATCGGGGACCGCCGGTTCGCGGACCTCCGGCCGCTGGTCAGGCCATGA
- the leuS gene encoding leucine--tRNA ligase — protein MSETNTAAEVAAPHRYTAAMAADIEARWQDFWDAEGTYEAPNPTGDLADDPELAARPKKFIMDMFPYPSGAGLHVGHPLGYIATDVYARHQRMTGHNVLHTLGFDAFGLPAEQYAVQTGTHPRASTEANMENMKVQLRRLGLGHDKRRSFATIDADYYKWTQWIFLQIFNSWYDTEADRARPIAELVAQFESGERPVPGGGEWGELSATDRADLLGQYRLAYASDAPVNWSPGLGTVLANEEVTADGRSERGNFPVFKAKLRQWNMRITAYADRLLNDLDGLDWPEAIKLQQRNWIGRSEGARVDFPVDGAGDITVFTTRQDTLFGATYMVLAPEHELIERIIPAAWPEGTHPVWTGGHANPAEAVTAYRKQAAAKSDVERQAEAKDKTGVFTGAYATNPVSGEKVPVFIADYVLMGYGTGAIMAVPAHDARDFAFARAFELPMRCVVEPSDDRGTDASTWEDAFGSYDAKLVNSANGEISLDGLGVVDAKAKITEWLQAHGVGEGTVNFRLRDWLFSRQRYWGEPFPIVYDEEGIAHPLPESMLPLELPEVEDYSPRTFDPEDADTQPETPLSRNADWVNVTLDLGDGAGPRNYRRETNTMPNWAGSCWYELRYLDPDNDQRLVDPAIEQYWMGPREGQPTGGVDLYVGGAEHAVLHLLYARFWSKVLHDLGHISSAEPFHKLYNQGMIQAFVYRDSRGIAVPAAEVEERDGAYYYAGEKVSRVLGKMGKSLKNAVTPDEICGEYGADTLRLYEMAMGPLDVSRPWDTRAVVGQFRLLQRLWRNVVDEETGEVTVVDTEPDEDTLRALHKAIDGVGQDMAGMRFNTAIAKVTELNNHLTKAGGPLSRSVAERLVLLIAPLAPHVAEELWRRLGHTGSVVHQDFPVADPAYVVDETVTCVVQVKGKVKARLEISPAISDEELEALALADANVVAALGGAGIRKVIVRAPKLVNIVPA, from the coding sequence TCTGGCGGACGATCCGGAGCTGGCCGCCAGGCCGAAGAAGTTCATCATGGACATGTTCCCGTACCCCTCGGGGGCCGGTCTGCACGTCGGTCACCCCCTGGGCTACATCGCCACCGACGTCTACGCGCGCCATCAGCGGATGACCGGGCACAACGTCCTGCACACCCTGGGCTTCGACGCGTTCGGGCTGCCGGCCGAGCAGTACGCCGTGCAGACGGGCACGCACCCGCGGGCCTCCACCGAGGCCAACATGGAGAACATGAAGGTCCAGCTGCGCCGGCTGGGCCTGGGCCATGACAAGCGCCGCTCGTTCGCGACGATCGACGCGGACTACTACAAGTGGACCCAGTGGATCTTCCTGCAGATCTTCAACTCCTGGTACGACACCGAGGCCGACCGGGCCCGCCCGATCGCGGAACTGGTCGCCCAGTTCGAGAGCGGTGAGCGCCCGGTCCCCGGCGGCGGTGAGTGGGGCGAGCTGAGCGCCACCGACCGCGCCGACCTCCTGGGGCAGTACCGCCTGGCGTACGCCTCGGACGCGCCCGTCAACTGGTCGCCCGGGCTGGGCACCGTGCTGGCCAACGAGGAAGTGACGGCAGACGGCCGCTCCGAGCGCGGTAACTTCCCCGTCTTCAAGGCCAAGCTGCGCCAGTGGAACATGCGCATCACCGCCTACGCGGACCGGCTGCTGAACGACCTGGACGGGCTGGACTGGCCCGAGGCGATCAAGCTGCAGCAGCGCAACTGGATCGGCCGGTCCGAGGGTGCGCGCGTCGACTTCCCCGTCGACGGAGCCGGGGACATCACCGTCTTCACCACCCGCCAGGACACCCTGTTCGGTGCCACGTACATGGTGCTGGCGCCCGAGCACGAGCTGATCGAGCGGATCATCCCCGCCGCCTGGCCCGAGGGCACCCACCCGGTGTGGACCGGAGGCCACGCGAACCCGGCCGAGGCCGTCACCGCGTACCGCAAGCAGGCCGCGGCCAAGTCCGACGTGGAACGGCAGGCGGAGGCCAAGGACAAGACCGGTGTCTTCACCGGGGCCTACGCGACCAATCCCGTCAGCGGCGAGAAGGTGCCCGTCTTCATCGCGGACTACGTCCTGATGGGCTATGGCACCGGCGCGATCATGGCCGTACCGGCGCACGACGCACGCGACTTCGCCTTCGCGCGCGCCTTCGAGCTGCCGATGCGCTGTGTCGTCGAGCCGTCGGACGACCGTGGCACGGACGCCTCGACCTGGGAGGACGCCTTCGGCTCGTACGACGCGAAGCTGGTCAACTCGGCGAACGGCGAGATCTCCCTGGACGGCCTGGGCGTCGTCGACGCCAAGGCGAAGATCACCGAATGGCTGCAGGCGCACGGCGTCGGCGAGGGCACCGTCAACTTCCGGCTGCGTGACTGGCTGTTCAGCCGCCAGCGCTACTGGGGAGAGCCCTTCCCGATCGTGTACGACGAGGAAGGCATCGCCCACCCGCTGCCCGAGTCGATGCTGCCGCTGGAGCTGCCCGAGGTCGAGGACTACTCTCCGCGCACCTTCGACCCGGAGGACGCCGACACCCAGCCCGAGACCCCGCTGTCCCGGAACGCCGACTGGGTCAACGTCACCCTGGACCTGGGCGACGGCGCCGGTCCGCGAAACTACCGCCGCGAGACCAACACCATGCCCAACTGGGCGGGTTCCTGCTGGTACGAGCTGCGCTACCTGGACCCGGACAACGACCAGCGGCTGGTCGACCCGGCGATCGAGCAGTACTGGATGGGGCCGCGCGAGGGTCAGCCCACCGGTGGCGTCGACCTGTACGTCGGCGGTGCCGAGCACGCGGTGCTGCACCTGCTGTACGCACGTTTCTGGTCCAAGGTGCTGCACGACCTGGGGCACATCTCGTCCGCCGAGCCGTTCCACAAGCTGTACAACCAGGGCATGATCCAGGCCTTCGTCTACCGTGACAGCCGCGGCATCGCGGTTCCGGCCGCGGAGGTCGAGGAGCGCGACGGGGCTTACTACTACGCCGGCGAGAAGGTCAGCCGCGTCCTGGGCAAGATGGGCAAGTCCCTGAAGAACGCCGTGACGCCCGACGAGATCTGTGGAGAGTACGGGGCGGACACCCTCCGGCTGTACGAGATGGCCATGGGCCCGCTGGACGTCTCGCGTCCCTGGGACACCCGGGCCGTGGTCGGGCAGTTCCGGCTGCTGCAGCGGCTGTGGCGCAACGTCGTCGACGAGGAGACCGGCGAGGTCACCGTCGTGGACACGGAGCCGGACGAGGACACTCTGCGTGCGCTGCACAAGGCCATCGACGGTGTCGGCCAGGACATGGCAGGGATGCGGTTCAACACCGCCATCGCCAAGGTCACCGAGCTGAACAACCACCTGACGAAGGCGGGCGGTCCGCTGTCGCGCTCGGTCGCCGAGCGGCTGGTGCTGCTGATCGCCCCGCTGGCGCCGCACGTGGCGGAGGAGCTGTGGCGCCGGCTGGGCCACACCGGGTCCGTCGTCCACCAGGACTTCCCGGTCGCCGACCCGGCGTACGTCGTCGACGAGACCGTGACCTGCGTGGTTCAGGTCAAGGGCAAGGTCAAGGCACGTCTGGAGATCTCCCCGGCGATCTCTGACGAGGAGCTGGAGGCACTGGCCCTGGCCGATGCCAACGTCGTCGCCGCACTGGGCGGTGCCGGCATCCGCAAGGTCATCGTGCGCGCGCCGAAGCTGGTCAACATCGTCCCCGCGTAA
- a CDS encoding ComEC/Rec2 family competence protein — MNGPDVRAAHGPDVHTDSGRRLGAADPRQEAPADLRLVPPALAAWAAAVLALGAPGRWAAVGTVLCACAALSLLAVPRIVARAADRGVADPPAQGGRLGPAGRAGQADGASGVSRPHRGAGTRTTVAAGALLCAAAGAAAAALHGADARSGPVPGLAESYVQVEAEVTVMSDPRQTQPQVRGDRSTPVSLLLDARIDRLTAPDGTVTKLRTPVLLMVSPGDATAPWQRLLPSAGLHISGRLAPPRHEGEGIAAVLRTDADDPPRVTVEPTALQRAAGQLRSGLREATDGLDADARALLPGLVVGDTSRVPPDLHEAFKATDLTHLLAVSGANLSILLFLLIGPPGTALRSERRGLAPRLGMSLRMTALAGGGVTLAFVIVCRPEPSVLRAAACGLITLLAIGTGRRRSLIPALAAAVLLLVLYDPWLARSYGFLLSVLATGALLTLAPKWSGALQRHGVPARLAEVLAAAGAAQAVCAPVVVVLASRVSLVAIPCNLLAEFAVAPATVLGFAALAIAPASMPVAEVLAEIAGWPVGWIASVARTGAALPGAELDWPGGWRGAALLAVLTVLLVLSARRLARHPWICSAAALLLVLAVLRPVPLTRLMTGWPPPGWAFALCDVGQGDAMVLAAGDGTGVVVDAGPEPRLVDRCLRDLGITRVPLLLLTHFHADHVRGLPGVLKGREVGAIQTSSLDEPPEQAAFVRRTAAAARIPVVRAAPGERRRTGPLDWQVLWPAAAVPGAAPAYVTDEPNDSSVTLLVRSGGLTLLLLGDLEPPSQQGVLRSHPALPRVDVLKVAHHGSAHQDAALLRNARPRLALISCGAENPYGHPAARTLEALEAAGAKVLRTDVHGAIAVTGAGAGLRAAGRS; from the coding sequence ATGAACGGTCCTGACGTCCGCGCGGCGCACGGTCCTGACGTCCACACGGATTCGGGGCGGCGATTGGGGGCCGCCGACCCCCGGCAGGAGGCCCCGGCCGACCTGAGGCTGGTCCCACCCGCTCTGGCAGCCTGGGCGGCAGCTGTCCTGGCACTGGGAGCGCCCGGGCGGTGGGCAGCGGTAGGGACGGTCCTCTGCGCGTGCGCCGCTCTGAGCCTTCTCGCCGTGCCCCGGATCGTGGCACGAGCAGCGGACCGAGGCGTGGCGGATCCGCCGGCCCAGGGGGGACGGCTCGGCCCGGCAGGGCGGGCGGGACAGGCAGACGGGGCTTCAGGAGTGTCGAGGCCGCACCGGGGCGCGGGGACGCGCACCACGGTCGCGGCCGGGGCGCTGCTCTGTGCGGCCGCCGGAGCGGCAGCGGCCGCGCTCCATGGCGCGGACGCCCGCAGCGGTCCTGTCCCCGGGCTGGCGGAGTCGTATGTGCAGGTCGAGGCCGAGGTGACCGTCATGTCCGACCCCCGGCAGACCCAACCACAGGTGCGGGGAGACCGCAGCACGCCCGTGTCCCTGCTACTGGATGCCCGGATCGATCGGCTGACCGCCCCCGACGGCACGGTCACCAAGCTCCGTACCCCGGTGCTCCTCATGGTCTCCCCAGGGGACGCGACGGCGCCGTGGCAGCGGCTGCTGCCGTCGGCAGGCCTCCACATCAGCGGGCGGCTCGCACCACCGCGTCACGAGGGGGAAGGCATTGCCGCCGTCCTGCGCACCGACGCGGACGACCCACCGCGGGTCACCGTGGAGCCCACCGCTCTCCAACGTGCCGCAGGACAGCTGCGGTCCGGGCTGAGGGAGGCCACCGACGGGCTCGACGCCGATGCGCGGGCGCTCCTGCCGGGGCTGGTCGTCGGTGACACCTCACGGGTTCCGCCCGATCTGCACGAGGCTTTCAAGGCCACCGACCTCACTCATCTGCTCGCCGTGTCGGGCGCCAACCTGTCGATCCTCCTGTTTCTGCTCATCGGCCCACCGGGCACGGCGCTCCGCAGCGAACGACGAGGCCTGGCACCCCGGCTGGGCATGTCGCTGCGCATGACCGCCCTCGCAGGCGGCGGGGTCACGCTCGCGTTCGTGATCGTCTGCCGTCCCGAGCCCAGTGTCCTGCGCGCGGCTGCCTGCGGCTTGATCACACTGCTCGCCATCGGGACGGGCCGACGCAGATCGCTGATTCCCGCTCTGGCCGCAGCCGTTCTGCTGCTGGTGCTGTACGACCCGTGGCTCGCCCGCAGTTACGGGTTCCTGCTGTCCGTGCTCGCCACCGGAGCGCTTCTCACCCTCGCACCGAAGTGGAGCGGCGCTCTGCAGCGGCACGGGGTCCCGGCACGGCTCGCCGAGGTGCTGGCCGCCGCAGGAGCCGCTCAGGCGGTCTGCGCACCGGTGGTCGTGGTCCTCGCCTCGCGGGTCAGCCTGGTGGCCATTCCCTGCAACCTACTGGCCGAATTCGCGGTGGCGCCCGCGACGGTCCTGGGATTCGCCGCGCTCGCCATCGCCCCCGCGTCCATGCCGGTGGCGGAAGTGCTGGCCGAGATCGCAGGCTGGCCGGTCGGATGGATCGCGTCCGTTGCCCGCACAGGGGCCGCGCTCCCGGGAGCGGAGCTCGACTGGCCGGGAGGCTGGCGCGGTGCGGCTCTCCTGGCCGTTCTCACGGTCCTGCTGGTGCTGTCCGCCCGCCGACTGGCCCGCCACCCCTGGATCTGTTCCGCGGCCGCGCTCCTGCTGGTGCTCGCGGTGCTGAGACCGGTGCCGCTCACCCGGCTGATGACGGGATGGCCTCCGCCGGGCTGGGCGTTCGCGCTCTGCGATGTCGGGCAGGGAGACGCAATGGTGCTTGCAGCCGGGGACGGCACGGGAGTGGTCGTGGACGCCGGCCCTGAACCTCGCCTGGTGGACCGCTGTCTGCGCGACCTCGGCATCACCCGCGTGCCTCTTCTGCTGCTGACCCACTTCCACGCCGACCACGTGCGCGGCCTGCCGGGTGTGCTGAAGGGCCGAGAGGTCGGTGCCATCCAGACGTCGAGCCTCGACGAGCCGCCGGAACAGGCGGCCTTCGTGAGGAGGACGGCCGCGGCGGCGCGTATCCCGGTGGTCCGGGCAGCGCCCGGCGAGCGACGCAGGACGGGTCCGCTCGACTGGCAGGTGCTCTGGCCGGCGGCAGCCGTGCCGGGGGCGGCACCGGCCTACGTGACCGATGAGCCGAACGATTCCAGCGTCACCCTCCTCGTCCGGTCGGGCGGGTTGACCTTGCTCCTTCTCGGCGATCTCGAACCCCCTTCGCAGCAAGGGGTGTTGCGCAGCCATCCGGCGCTGCCCCGGGTGGACGTACTCAAGGTGGCGCACCACGGCTCCGCTCACCAGGACGCCGCGCTCCTGCGCAATGCCCGCCCGAGGCTCGCGCTGATCAGTTGTGGTGCGGAAAATCCGTACGGTCATCCGGCGGCCCGTACGCTCGAAGCGCTCGAAGCGGCGGGAGCGAAGGTTCTGCGCACCGACGTCCATGGTGCGATCGCAGTGACGGGCGCCGGCGCGGGGCTGCGTGCGGCAGGCCGGTCATGA